From the genome of Candidatus Hadarchaeales archaeon, one region includes:
- the dph5 gene encoding diphthine synthase, with the protein MVLVFVGLGLEKGGISLRGIEEAKKADAVYLETYTSIVPGLSVSYLQELTGKKVKVLDRRVLEEEPHEILEKARDGRVVLLIPGDPMVATTHIDLRLRAAKMNVETKIVHAGSILSAVAGVCGLQSYKFGPSATIPFPDNPSARPYEVLADNRKRGFHTLLFLDIRAEEGRVMSANQGMEIMLGHELVRRESIFTPKTLVVVVARAGCEDELVRAGRVEEMLGVDFGPPPHSLVVPGRLHFIEAEALKVFARAPEDAVDELVG; encoded by the coding sequence ATGGTTCTGGTGTTTGTTGGCCTTGGCCTCGAAAAAGGAGGGATTTCACTACGTGGGATAGAAGAGGCAAAGAAGGCCGATGCGGTATATCTTGAGACATATACCAGCATAGTTCCCGGGTTAAGCGTCTCTTACTTGCAGGAACTCACAGGAAAAAAAGTGAAGGTACTGGACAGGAGGGTGCTTGAGGAGGAGCCTCATGAGATTCTCGAAAAAGCAAGGGATGGCAGGGTGGTTCTACTAATTCCGGGAGATCCAATGGTCGCCACAACTCACATCGATTTGAGACTGAGAGCCGCAAAGATGAACGTGGAAACAAAAATAGTTCATGCAGGTTCGATTCTCTCCGCCGTGGCCGGGGTTTGTGGGCTCCAGAGTTATAAATTCGGTCCCTCGGCAACAATTCCCTTTCCGGACAATCCCTCAGCAAGACCATATGAGGTTCTCGCGGATAACAGAAAAAGAGGATTTCACACCCTTCTTTTTCTAGATATCCGGGCTGAGGAAGGAAGGGTGATGAGCGCAAACCAAGGGATGGAGATAATGCTTGGGCACGAACTCGTGCGCCGGGAATCGATTTTCACTCCGAAGACTCTTGTGGTAGTTGTGGCTAGGGCAGGTTGCGAAGATGAGTTGGTCAGAGCTGGCAGAGTGGAGGAAATGCTGGGTGTGGATTTTGGTCCTCCGCCTCACTCTTTGGTGGTTCCTGGCAGGCTTCACTTCATAGAAGCTGAAGCTCTGAAGGTTTTTGCTCGTGCGCCGGAGGATGCCGTAGATGAGCTTGTCGGATGA
- a CDS encoding DUF357 domain-containing protein has product MSLSDDLLNEIEKWKAKLDKGILTAAPIDSVGEAMLSNIKAYRQDCDHFLRKGDLVRSFECLVWAWAYLEIGQNLGHIVKKSPSA; this is encoded by the coding sequence ATGAGCTTGTCGGATGACCTCTTGAACGAAATTGAGAAGTGGAAGGCGAAATTAGATAAAGGTATCTTGACCGCTGCTCCGATCGATTCAGTAGGTGAAGCAATGCTTTCGAATATAAAAGCGTATAGACAAGACTGCGATCACTTTCTGAGGAAGGGGGATCTGGTTAGGAGTTTTGAGTGCTTGGTCTGGGCTTGGGCTTATCTCGAGATTGGACAGAATCTTGGACATATTGTGAAGAAATCTCCGTCTGCATAG